The DNA segment GTAGCCGCGGACCAGCGGGGGCTGCAACGCCGGCCAGTGCGCTTCGGGCGGGATGGCCAGCCGCCACGCCTCGACCGGGATCAGCGCGAGACCCGACTGCGGAGGAACCGTCACCGCGGTGCCCGGCGCACCCTCGGCCGCCTTCTCCACGGCCACCGTGGCGGGAGCGTAGGCCAGGATCGCCGCGGCCCCGATCGTCGCGATCCCGGCGATCAGCGCCGCCGCCTCCCAGCCGGGACGAACGGTGTCGCCGAGCAGGGTCAGGGCGATGACCGAGGGCCCGACGACCTCCCCGGTCCAGTGGACGGCGGTGACCCGGCCGACGTCGCCGTGCTGGAGCGCGTTGGCGTACAGGATCATGCCGTTGATCGGGAAGATCAGCAGAGCCCAGACCAGCGGCTCGGTGGCGATCGCGACGACCGCCGTGCCGAACGAGTCCATCGTGCCGGGCGGCATCGCGAGGGCCCGGCCGGTGAGGGCGGCGCCGCCGAGCGACAGGCCGCCGACCCCGGCGATCAGACCCGGGATGCCGATGCGCGTGGTGAGCCAGCCGAGGATCACCACGCCCACCGCGGCGCAGCAGAACGCGATCCGCACGGTCCAGGTCGGTGACATCTCGTGCTGCGTGCCCGCCGACATGGCGAGCGTGGTGAGGGCGGCGCCGGTGCAGACGATGGCGACCACGTCGCGGTGGCGCAGCTTCGACTTCAGGAAGAGCCAGGCCAGCACGGCGGTGACGGCGAGCGAACCGGCCAGCACCGACTCGACGACGTAGACCGCGAGATGCTGCAGCGCGAACATCGCGGCGACCCAGGCGGAGATGTCGAGGGCGATGCCGATCAGGTAGAGCGGGTGGCCGAGCGTGCTCACCGTGTTGTGGCTGCGGGACGCGCCGACGGCCTGGAGGATCGATCCCACCGCGTAACTCAGGGCGCCGTAGACGGCGAGGCCGAGTGCGATCCAGCCCGCGGTGGTCATCGGCTCACCGCCCTTGATCACGCTGCGTTGATCGACAAATCACGCAATGATGATATGCCGATCGCTCGATCCCCGCGACCCTAGGCGGCCAGCGCCGGCGCGAACGACTGCACCACCTCCGCGATACGCGACAAATCCCCTGGTCCGCACCGGTGGTCGACGGGCAGCGTGAGGAATCTTCCGGCCAGTTCGGCGGCGTCGTGATCACCACTCCAGAGCCGCCCGCGCTCCTGCCGCCAATGCACCGGCGCATAGATCCGGTGATCGGCCAGGTGCGCCTGCAGCGCATCCCGCACCGGGGAGGTGGGGCACTCCAGCTGCAGGCGGAACGGGCCGTCTCCCCAGACCTTCATTCCCTGCCCGGTACGGGTGGAGAGCAGCCGTTCCACCTCCCGCACATTGTCCCGGCCCGCGGCCCGGATCCCGGCGACGTCCATCACCGGCAGCGCCGCCCTCGTGAAGGCACAGGCCGGCCCGTGGCTGCCCAGCAGCTCGTGCTCGCCCTGCTGCTGCAGCGACCGGAACTGCTCCTTGTCGATCGGCCGGCCGTCCCGCCACGCCGCCTTGAGCAGCATCGCGGCGAGTTTCAGGTGCGCGCCGGTGCTCTCCGGCCCGCGCGGCGACGGCAGCGGCAGGCCCCGGGGCGACCAGAGCAGGCCGCCGTCCGGCACGGGCAGGGTCTTGCGCAGCGAGGCGACCGCGTACGCCGCCTCGCTCCGCCGGGCCCAGTCACTGATCGGGTCGTGCGAGTGGTCCTCGATCACCGGGATGCCGGGATGCGCGCGGATCCACGCCCGCCAGAGCGGACCGTACTGCCGCCCTTCCCGGCCGAAGAGGTTCTGGGCCAGCACCACGTCGCCGTCGCGCACCCGCAGCGTCTCCCAGCGCGGTCCCCGGCCGTCCGGCAGATGCCGGTACCAGGCGATCGGCGTCCGCTCGGAGAGCGCCTCGGCGACACCCATGCAGAAGTACGACGGTACGTGCAGCCTCCCGGCCGGCCCGAGCATCCGCAGCAGCTCGCTGAGCGCGCCACACCCGGTCGCGAACAGCCGGCCGGCGGGCAGGTCGTTCCCCCCGCCGGTCAGGACTGCCGGATCCCAGTGGAACTCCGAACCGATCTCAGACCGCACTCTTCACGTCCTCGTGAGCGGGTGTCTTCTGCCGCGCGATGTTGAGGGTGTCGACGTGGACGGGAGGTTCCCCGCGCTGCAGCGTGATCGCCGTACGAAAGAGGATCTTCACATCCAGCAGCGGCGACCAGTTGTCGACGTAGTAGCGGTCCAGGATGAAGCGCTGCGGCCAGTCGATGTCGTCCCGGCCGTTGACCTGCGCCCACCCGGTGATGCCGGGCTTCACCTCGAGGCGGCGGGCGTCCTCCGCGGAGTAGTTGGCGACCTGCGGCAGCACGTCCGGCCGCGGGCCGACCAGGTTCATGTGACCGGCCACCACATTGATCAGCTGCGGCAGCTCGTCGAGGCTGGTCCGGCGCAGGAACCGGCCGCACCGGGTGATCCGCGGATCGTTCTCGACCAGGCCGAACGGGTCGTCGATGCCGAGCCGGGCGCTGAGCGCGACCGAGTCGTGCACCATCGACCGGAATTTGAGCATCCGGAACGGCTTCCCGTTCCGCCCGGCCCGGTCCTGCACGAACAGGACGCCCCTGCCGTCGGCGATCCGGATCCAGGCGGCGATCGCGAGGATCACCGGGAGCAGAAAGAAGAGCATGATGGCGGCGACCAGACGTTGCAGGCCGTTCCAGAGGGTGCGTACCACGTTCCTACCTCCGGTGGTGGTTCAGATCGATTCGACGTTCGGCCCGGTCACGCGATGGCGGGTGTCGAGCACGTAGGTGGCGTGCTGGACCACGAGGTCCAGGTCGAACGCGTCGTGGTCGGCGAGCAGCACCACCGCGTCGGCCGAGGCGAGCTGTTCCGGCGTGAGCGAGACCCGGGCGACCCGGCTGTCCACGTGGGCGTCCTCGACGACGTGCGGATCGGCCGCGCGGACCTCGGCGCCCATGTCCAGCAGCAGCGCGGCGACCCGGCGGGCCGGCGACTCGCGGGCGTCGCCGCTGTTCCGCTTGTAGGCCAGCCCGAGCAGCAGGATCGTCGACCCGTTCACCGCCTTGCGCCGGTTGTTGAGGGCCGTGACCAGGCGGCGGGCGACGTAATCCGGCATGTGGTTGTTGATGTCGTTCGCCAGCTCGACGAAGCGGAAGCTCTGCCCGAGCGTTCTCTGCACCCGCCAGGAGAGGTACGACGGATCGATCGGCAGGCAGTGCCCTCCCACGCCGGGACCGGGCACGAACCGCATGTAACCGAAGGGCTTCGAGCTCGCCGCGTCGATCGCTTCCCAGACGTCGATGCCGAGGTCGTGGGCGTACACCGCCAGCTCGTTGACCAGAGCGATGTTGACGTGCCGGAACGTGTTCTCCAGCAGCTTCGCCAGCTCGGCCACCTTGGGGTCGGAGACCGGGACGGTCTGCTCGACGACCGAGGCGTAGAAGCCCTGAACCCGCTCCAGCGACGCCGGGTTGATGCCGGAGACGACCTTCGGCGTGCTGGCCAGGTCGAACTCCCGGTTGCCCGGGTCGATGCGCTCCGGGCTGTAACCCAGGTGGAAGTCGACGCCGGCGATCAGCCCGGAGCCCTCCTCCAGGATCGGGCCGACCAGCTCGGTCGTGGTGCCCGGGTAGGTGGTCGACTCCAGGGCCACCGTCGCGCCGGGCCGCAGGTAGCGGGCCAGGATCCGGGCCGAGTCCTCGATGTAGCTGAGGTCCGGCGTCCCCTCCCGCAGCGGCGTCGGCACCGCGATCACCGCGATGTCGAAGCCGGCGCAGGACCGCGGGTCCGACGACGGCAGGAAATGGCCGGAGGCGAGGATGTCCTGCAGGTCGGCCGAGGAGACGTCGTCGACGTAGGACTCGCCGGCGGCGAGCCGCTTGATCCGATCGCCGTCGACGTCGAAGCCGACGACCTGGTGACCGACCTGGGCGGCGCGGACCGCGAGCGGCAGCCCGACGTATCCCTGGCCGGCGATGACGACCCGCATGGGAGTGATCTCCTTAATGATCGAGGCGGCCTTCTGCTCGGCCTTCTTCTGCTTCCGGGCGGTCCTGGGTCGTCGGATCACGGCAGCCGGGCCGGTGGGACGGCTTCGGTGTGCCGCGGCTTGCTGCGCGGCGCCGGGCGGTGCCAGGCGTTCGGCGCCACTGCCTTCGGGAGTACGGCCGGCAGCGCCGGGCTTTCGGCCAGCCACTTGAGCACCGCGATCAGATCGGTGCGGCTCGCCGACGGGTCGAGCAGCGAGAGCACGCCGCCGTCGAGCGGGGGCACCGGCGCCTGCGAGATCAGCGGATGGTTGGGCCGGTGGTCGGGCTCGTCCGGGCCGAGCAGGATCTCGGCGATCTTCTCGCCCGGCCGCAGTCCGGTGTAGACGATCTGGATGTGCGCGTCGGCGGCGTCGGCGATCCGCTTCGCCACGTCGGCGATCCGGACCGGGTCGCCCATGTCCAGGACCAGGACCTCGCCGTTGCTGTCCAGCGCGCCGGCCTGGATCACCAGCCGGACCGCCTCCTGCACGGTCATGAAGTACCGGTTGACGTCCGGGTGGGTCACCGTGATCGGCCCGCCCGCCTCGACCTGCGCGGCGAACGCGGTGAGCACCGAGCCGCGGCTGCCCAGCACGTTGCCGAACCGGACGCTGCAGTACGTCCCGTCCGCCGACGCGTCGGCCGCCGCGGTGAGCCGCTCGGTGATCCGCTTGGAGTAGCCGAGGACGCTGCACGGGTCGGCGGCCTTGTCGGTGGAGATGTTGACCAGCCGGTCGACGTTGTGCCGCATCGCCGTCTGCAGGATCTGGTACGTGCCGATGATGTTGGTCTTGAGCGCCTCGGACGGGTGCATCTCCAGCAGCGGCAGGTGCTTGAGCGCCGCCGCGTGGAAGACCACGTGCGGCCGGTGCTCGGCGAAGACCTCGTCGAGGCGCTGCTGGTCCCGGATGTCGGCGACGACCAGGTTGCGGTCGTCGAGCATGCCCCGGCCGTCGAGGGAGAGCTGCACGGCGTGCAGGCCGGACTCGTCGCGGTCGAGCATCACCAGCTTCGCCGGGTTGAACCGGGCGACCTGGCGGCACAGCTCGGAGCCGATCGAGCCGCCCGCCCCGGTGACCAGGACCCGGCGGCCCTCCAGGTAACCGGCGACGGCGGCCAGGTCGATGCCGATCTCCCGGCGGCCGAGCAGGTCCTCGTGGCTGACCGGGCGGATGTCCTCGACCCGGACGGTCCGGCCGAAGAGCTCGACCACCGGCGGGACGACCTTGAGGTCGACGTTGAGCGGCTCGGCCAGGTCGGTGAGCGCGCGGATCAGGTCGGCGCTGGCGCTCGGGATCGCGATGACCACGGCCTCGGCGTCGAACCGGCGGACCACCTCGGCCATCGCGTCCCGGTTGCCGGCCACCGGGACACCCATGATCCGGTAGGCCCGTTTGCCGGGGTCGTCGTCGAGCAGGGCGACCGGGACGTACGGGCTGCGGGGACTGCGCAGCATGGCCCGGATGACCTGGGTGGCGCCCTCGCCGGCGCCCATCACCACGACCCGGATGCCGTGTTCCGGCGAGGGCCGCAGCCGGCTGTCCTTGGCGAGGCGGACCGTGTAGCGCACGCCGGCCGCCAGGACCAGGGCGAACAGGCCGGCCGCGATGATCGCGGACCGGGGCACGAGCCGGCCGAGGAGGGTGTCCAGCAGGAAGAGGGCCGGTGTCACCACGGCGGCCGTCTTGACCAGGGCCGCGATCTCCTCGAAGCATCCGTACGCCCAGCGCCCGGTGTAGAGGCCGAAGTTGATGCCGGCCAGCGTGTGCACGACAGCCGCCACCGCGGAGAGCACGAGGAGGCCGCGGAAGTCGGTCTCGCCGAGGTGGCCGTCGTGGCGCAGCAGCGTGGCGATGAGGAGCGCGGCCGCGAGGGCCAGCGCGTCGGTGCCGGCACGGGTGGCCCGGCCGGGTAATACGCTCGAGAACCAGGGCGACGCTGATCGCCGTACGTGCATGGAATCCCCCTCGTACGATGCCGGTTCCTCCGGCCGCGGACCCTCGACAAGACCCGTTCTCCGCGCGACAAGAAATGCGAGCGGCGGAATGCATTTCCGTCTCACGGAAATGACTGCCGCCCACTCGCCTCGGATGACCGTTTCAAGCTTTCTGCAGAATTAGACTTGCAGCCGGGAAGGGCCGATTACAGTAGCAATTGTCATGGCCTACGTGAGGATCATTCATCTTCGTCGTTCCGATGAATCGAGCACGCCGATCGGGCTCGTCGATCTGGCCATTCGGAGGAGGATGTCATGCTGAGAACGAGAAGCTCTCACCTTATGCATGACATCTGCGACTTCCGCTGAGGCCACCTATTTTGGCAGCGTCATTCATCGCGGGTGTCGCAAGCGTTCTGTCGTCAATGCGACCGGGGGATACGAACGATGAAGGTGCTCCACGTCATCAGCACCCGGGGGCCGGGCAGCGCCGGTCACCAGGTGCGGTTGCTGGTGCGCCGGCTGCCGCACGACAGCGAGGTGGCCGTGCTGACGCCACCGGACGCCGATGCCTGCGCCGGAGTGCCCGGGAGCGTTCCGGCGCATCGGCTGACCGCGAGCCGGGACTGGGACCCCGGCGCGATCCGGGAACTGCGGGCTCTGATGCGTGCCGGGCGATACGACCTGGTACACACCCACCTCTACCGCGCCTCGGTCCTGGGCCGGATCGCCGCACGGCTGGCCGGCGTCCGGCACGTCGTCGCCACCGAGCACCACCTCGGAGCCGACGCCCTCTCCCCCGGCCGGCGCGCGCTCTACCTGGCCGGTGAGCGCCTCGGCGAGGTCACCATCGCGGGGTCTCCGGCGATCGCCGGGCGGCTGCGCTCGTGGGGCGTGCCGGACGACCGGATCACCATGATCCCGAAGGCGATCGACGCCGCCGAGTTCCGCTTCGACCGGCGGTTGCGCCGGGTCGCCCGGTCCCGGCTCGGCGTCGGCCCCGGCGTGCCGCTGGTCGGCGGTGTCGGCCGTCTCGAGCCGGACAAGCGGTTCGACCTGCTGATCCGGGCGATCGCCGAAGTCCCGGACGCGTGCCTGCTGCTGGTCGGCGACGGCCCGGCACGGCCCGCCCTGGAGCGCCTCGCGGTGATCGAAGGGGTGGCCGACCGGGTGCTGTTCGCCGGGCCGGTCGCGCACACCCGGGAACTGCTCTGCGCCATGGACGTCTTCGCCTCGCCGGCCCCGGCCACCTTCGGCCTCGCCACCCTGGAGGCGATCGCCTGCGGCCTGCCCGCGCTCTACGCGACCTGCCTGCCCCTCGAGGAGAGGATCATTTCTCGTACGCCGGTGCGCGGCACGCACCGGCTCGCCGCCCGCGATCGGGAGTCGCTGCCCCGGGCCCTCCGCGCCGAGCTGCTCTGCCTCGCCGAGCGCGGCGGCGAACGGCTGCCGGCCCGATCGGTGGGCTCGCGGTACGACGCCGAGCACCTCGCCGCGTCCGTCGGCCGGCTCTACGAACGGATCGCCGGCCGGCCCGGGCGGCGGGGGGTCATCGCGCCGTTACTGGCGCACCGCGGGAGGAAGAGCATTTTTCCACTGCACGGCGGAAATGCGCGAAACGCATGAGGTGGTGGAAGAGCAGATAGCCGAAGTAGGCGCCGAGGGTGTTCGACATCAGGTCGTTCACGTCGGCCCATCGCATCCCGTTCGCGGTCAGCAGCAGAAACGCCTGGGTCAGCTCGATGGAGAGACTCAGCGCGAATCCGATCAGCACCACCCGGCGCACGCCGGTCACGCCGAAGACGGTGTGCAGGACCGCGGCGAGCGGCAGGGTCATCACCGTGTTGAGCAGGAAGTCCAGCGGGCGCATGTCGAGGAACGGCAGGAACAGGATCCGGTAGAACTGCGGCTCCTCGGCGCCCGGACCCCAGCTCAGATGCATCGGCAGCATCGTCGCGCCGAGCACCGCGACCGCCCACCACCCGGCGAACCAGCCCGCCCCGAGACTGAAAACGTTCACCTCGCCGCGGACCGTCAGAAATGCCCACGTGATGCCCATCAGCACGACGCCCAGGGGCAGCAGCACGGGCAGGGCCGGGATGTCGAGATGGCTTGGCATCGGTATCCACGCTACGCGGTGGCCCTGAGAGCCCTCTGGTAGATCAGCGGAGCCAGCCTTCTTTGCGCGCTATGCGGATGGCGTCGAGGCGGTTGCGCGCGCCGGTCTTCGAGATGATCGCGGAGAGGTAGTTCCGCACGGTGCCGCCGGAGAGGTAGAGCCGGCCGGCGATCTCCTTGACCGATTCACCCTCCGCCGCGAGACCGAGCACCTCCAGCTCCCGGGTGCTCAGACCGCGATCGGTGTTCAGCGAGGCCGCCTGCAGCATCGGCGAGACCACTCGCTCGCCCCGCGCGAGCCGCCGGACCGCGTCCGCCAGCATCGTCGGCGACGAGTCCTTGACCAGGAAGTTCAGCCCGCCGTTCCACCGGCGCGGCGGCAGCATGCCGCGCTTCGACGGATCGCAGAGCAGCAGCATCGAGCAAGACGGGATCGCGGTGTGCAACTCGTCCGCGATCGGCAGCACCTGACTCACCATGTACTCCGTGTCGATCACCACGACGCCCGGCCAGAGCTGGGCCGCGCGCTGCGCCAGATCGCCGCCGATCGGCAGGGTGTCGACATAGTGCAGGTCCGGTTCGGTCTCGAGGAACGTCCGCACCGGGACACCGAAGTATCCCTCGTCTCTGACAACGACGACCCGGATCATCGCACCACCCTCGTCGAAGCACCGCGGCTTGGAAGCACTTACATTTCTATCGCCTCGTGTCCATTCCTCGGACCTCGGGGCGACAAAACTTCTATTGATCTCAATGAAAGTGAGTCGGGCCAGGTCATGACGGATCCGTGCCAGCGGCGGCGACCGCCGGGCACACACTTAACGTAACGGTCGGAGGCACTCTTCGCACATAGCCATAGCCGATCGACTGACTGAGGTTTACCGGATCTACGATGCGGCGGCCGGAAATCGATCAGTTACACCGTAGAAATGAGGGACAAGTCCGAAAAATACGGACTTTTGGGACGAGAAAGTGATCCCTTTTCGTCATTGTGATCACCTGAAAGTGATAATGGCGGACGACCGCAACCAGACCGTTATTCGATCAATTCAGCGCGAGCGAAGACCGAAATTGATTAACGTCGTCGCGGACCGCCCCGGGCGGCACCCCGAACGTGCGGCGGAACGCCCGGCTGAACGCCGCCTCCGACCGGTAGCCGAACCGGTGGGCGACCGCCGACAGCGGCTCGGCCGACTCCCGCAGGTGTGAGTGCGCCAGCCGCATCCGCCACTGCGCGACGTAGTGCATCGCGGGCTCGCCGACGAGATCGGTGAACCGGGCCGCGAACGCCGACCGGGACATGCCGGCCTCCTTCGCCAGCGACGCGACGGTCCAGTCCGCGCCGGGGCGCCGGTGCACGGCCGCCAGGGCGAACCCGATCTGGTCGTCGCGCAGCGCGGCGAGCCACCCTTGCCGGGCCTCGGGCGCCGTCGCGAGCCAGGCCCGG comes from the Actinoplanes sp. OR16 genome and includes:
- a CDS encoding sugar transferase, with protein sequence MVRTLWNGLQRLVAAIMLFFLLPVILAIAAWIRIADGRGVLFVQDRAGRNGKPFRMLKFRSMVHDSVALSARLGIDDPFGLVENDPRITRCGRFLRRTSLDELPQLINVVAGHMNLVGPRPDVLPQVANYSAEDARRLEVKPGITGWAQVNGRDDIDWPQRFILDRYYVDNWSPLLDVKILFRTAITLQRGEPPVHVDTLNIARQKTPAHEDVKSAV
- a CDS encoding nucleotide sugar dehydrogenase gives rise to the protein MRVVIAGQGYVGLPLAVRAAQVGHQVVGFDVDGDRIKRLAAGESYVDDVSSADLQDILASGHFLPSSDPRSCAGFDIAVIAVPTPLREGTPDLSYIEDSARILARYLRPGATVALESTTYPGTTTELVGPILEEGSGLIAGVDFHLGYSPERIDPGNREFDLASTPKVVSGINPASLERVQGFYASVVEQTVPVSDPKVAELAKLLENTFRHVNIALVNELAVYAHDLGIDVWEAIDAASSKPFGYMRFVPGPGVGGHCLPIDPSYLSWRVQRTLGQSFRFVELANDINNHMPDYVARRLVTALNNRRKAVNGSTILLLGLAYKRNSGDARESPARRVAALLLDMGAEVRAADPHVVEDAHVDSRVARVSLTPEQLASADAVVLLADHDAFDLDLVVQHATYVLDTRHRVTGPNVESI
- a CDS encoding nucleoside-diphosphate sugar epimerase/dehydratase, which codes for MHVRRSASPWFSSVLPGRATRAGTDALALAAALLIATLLRHDGHLGETDFRGLLVLSAVAAVVHTLAGINFGLYTGRWAYGCFEEIAALVKTAAVVTPALFLLDTLLGRLVPRSAIIAAGLFALVLAAGVRYTVRLAKDSRLRPSPEHGIRVVVMGAGEGATQVIRAMLRSPRSPYVPVALLDDDPGKRAYRIMGVPVAGNRDAMAEVVRRFDAEAVVIAIPSASADLIRALTDLAEPLNVDLKVVPPVVELFGRTVRVEDIRPVSHEDLLGRREIGIDLAAVAGYLEGRRVLVTGAGGSIGSELCRQVARFNPAKLVMLDRDESGLHAVQLSLDGRGMLDDRNLVVADIRDQQRLDEVFAEHRPHVVFHAAALKHLPLLEMHPSEALKTNIIGTYQILQTAMRHNVDRLVNISTDKAADPCSVLGYSKRITERLTAAADASADGTYCSVRFGNVLGSRGSVLTAFAAQVEAGGPITVTHPDVNRYFMTVQEAVRLVIQAGALDSNGEVLVLDMGDPVRIADVAKRIADAADAHIQIVYTGLRPGEKIAEILLGPDEPDHRPNHPLISQAPVPPLDGGVLSLLDPSASRTDLIAVLKWLAESPALPAVLPKAVAPNAWHRPAPRSKPRHTEAVPPARLP
- a CDS encoding glycosyltransferase, producing the protein MKVLHVISTRGPGSAGHQVRLLVRRLPHDSEVAVLTPPDADACAGVPGSVPAHRLTASRDWDPGAIRELRALMRAGRYDLVHTHLYRASVLGRIAARLAGVRHVVATEHHLGADALSPGRRALYLAGERLGEVTIAGSPAIAGRLRSWGVPDDRITMIPKAIDAAEFRFDRRLRRVARSRLGVGPGVPLVGGVGRLEPDKRFDLLIRAIAEVPDACLLLVGDGPARPALERLAVIEGVADRVLFAGPVAHTRELLCAMDVFASPAPATFGLATLEAIACGLPALYATCLPLEERIISRTPVRGTHRLAARDRESLPRALRAELLCLAERGGERLPARSVGSRYDAEHLAASVGRLYERIAGRPGRRGVIAPLLAHRGRKSIFPLHGGNARNA
- a CDS encoding VanZ family protein; this encodes MPSHLDIPALPVLLPLGVVLMGITWAFLTVRGEVNVFSLGAGWFAGWWAVAVLGATMLPMHLSWGPGAEEPQFYRILFLPFLDMRPLDFLLNTVMTLPLAAVLHTVFGVTGVRRVVLIGFALSLSIELTQAFLLLTANGMRWADVNDLMSNTLGAYFGYLLFHHLMRFAHFRRAVEKCSSSRGAPVTAR
- a CDS encoding response regulator transcription factor, translating into MIRVVVVRDEGYFGVPVRTFLETEPDLHYVDTLPIGGDLAQRAAQLWPGVVVIDTEYMVSQVLPIADELHTAIPSCSMLLLCDPSKRGMLPPRRWNGGLNFLVKDSSPTMLADAVRRLARGERVVSPMLQAASLNTDRGLSTRELEVLGLAAEGESVKEIAGRLYLSGGTVRNYLSAIISKTGARNRLDAIRIARKEGWLR